The following is a genomic window from Caldicellulosiruptor danielii.
GCCTTTGCATGTGCTTGGGCAAGTATATTCTCATATTCTTCCTTTAGCTTTATTGCCTCTTCTTTTGACTTTGCTGCAAAATCAAGCTGCTCTTGAATCATCTGGGATCTTTTTTCCATGAACTGTGTAACTCTTTGAAAGAAAAATTTTTTGTACACAAGGTAAAGTATTAAAAAGTTTATAACTGCCCAAAAGAATATATTCTCAAATATCTTAAGCTCGAACATTTTGTTTTACCATCTCCTTCTCAATCCTCGTTAATAGAGAATTATTTCTATCTTAGTAAAATTTAAGCGTTGAAAAGAGATGACGCTCCCCAATGACATGGAGAGCGCTTATTTAACCTTTAAAACTAACAATATTGCAATAACAAAACTGTAGATAGCAACTGCTTCTGCAAGTGCTGCACCAAGAAAAAAAATTGGCATAATTCTGCCTTGCGCTTCAGGTTGACGTCCAACCGCCTCGGCTGCTTTTGCAGTTGCAATACCAATACCAATACCTACACCTAAACCTGCCAGCATTGCTATACCAGCTGCTAATGCTGTCATCTGAAAACACCTCCAAAATTAATAGATTATTCTTCTAATGCTTCATAAAGGTAAATTAAGGAAAGAAATGTAAATATTGTTGCCTGAAGAACACCGTCAAATATATCAAAATATAAACTTGCTGCTGCTGGAATACCAACAGGAGGTATGTGAGATTTTATGAGACCATGGTAAATGAGCTCCATGATGGTAGTCCCAGCAAGAATATTACCGAATAATCGGGCAGATAAAGAAAGAGTTCTTGTGAAATAGTCCAAAAACTTAAACGGGAAAATAATAAGGATGGGTCTAAAGTGACTTAAAAACCATCTTATAGGATTTTTTAGTATTATTGTAGAGATTATCAATACTAAAATAGACATCAC
Proteins encoded in this region:
- the atpE gene encoding ATP synthase F0 subunit C translates to MTALAAGIAMLAGLGVGIGIGIATAKAAEAVGRQPEAQGRIMPIFFLGAALAEAVAIYSFVIAILLVLKVK
- a CDS encoding F0F1 ATP synthase subunit A, with translation MGESVVKVLFTIPIGKGIPVRVAVVEMWAVMLFLIGLAFYLTSNMKLVPTKKQMIAEFIVDSMNKITKNFLGHYWRIFSPYLGTLFLFLLSMNLVGLFGFQPPTSNLNVTASFGVMSILVLIISTIILKNPIRWFLSHFRPILIIFPFKFLDYFTRTLSLSARLFGNILAGTTIMELIYHGLIKSHIPPVGIPAAASLYFDIFDGVLQATIFTFLSLIYLYEALEE